tatatattataatatgacttataatatgatttctttcataaatttttctcatattatttattaattaattatttataattatatttataattatattcatatttataattatattatatattttttatagatcacCTGGAATGTTGGTGAAACATAAAAGTCTTGATCAATTGGAAATGgcattttgtaattaatattatgtataagttTATATCTTTTGGTTCTAATTGCACGCATGGGATAATACATAGTAATTTCATGATGAGTTTGACTGGCAAAAATAGctgtattattttctataggTTCTGCAAAtgctcaaaaatataatattagaatattgcttactaagataatttttaatttttaaaaaatataccttgaataagaagaggaagaagagatttTCCAGTTAAGAAAGGAACagatatttcatttgtatcaAATGGAGATGGATCCATATATGGTATGTTAAACCAATCTAATAATGTTGGTACAATATCTAATAAAGATGTTAAACTGTATGTTATACTATTTTTTCTGTGATTAGGAATTGGAGACCTAATCATCATAGGTTCTGCTAATCCTAacatattaaacataattatttttttatacttaatatttttaatgttaattaaaagaaagattatttaattatataatattttttatatatattttttacctggttcatataaatttgttcGACCATTTGGAAATGGTATACCATTATCAGATGTATAGATCACTAATGTGTTATCTTTAAAACCAGCATCTTCcagttcttttaaaattaatcctacgcctataaaatatatcttttagcATTTCTTGTCTATCTATTactagttttattatattaatatatttttaatatatattatatattttatatttattgtattaataacatttaatatttaattttgtacttaaaagaataaaacaaaattttaaataaatatttgtaatagaaaaatataattatataaagtaaaaaattatatatttttttaaaattataatttagaaattttttacttttaagataaaattacattattgtaatttaaaacttatatattattatataatgatgcattacttaaattaaattaacattttaaaattttttaaaaaagaaatattaatttttatttttttttataaataacttatttttattataaataaaatatttttctattatcatatttgaataacaattttttaatatcattaatatttttttttacatattaatttctaataatttaaatatctagttttaattttatttaataaatataccttGATCTAAACGAGAAATGGTTGTATATTGAGCAGCAATATCTCTTCTAGCTGCTTCCgtattttgaacaaaatatgGAACTTTTACTTGTTCccattgataatatattggaTTCCAATCAGGAATAGTACCCATACCAATATCTCCATTaccaaatttttcacaaaaatttccatattctGGATGTGTATGACCACATCGATGAGGATCATGAAatccaatatataaaaaaaagggtctaaaaatgaaatattataattataatatatgatattataatttctattatatttatctttgtcttttaatattataatttaaaaatattatcattaaattatagaaattttatattaatagaaaaaagttaatttgaaagctaaaaaaaattcatactttgttttattctgagagaaaaattctctaactaaaagtttaattttagtaatatttcGACCAACTTGaagtatagaattattttcttctgtttGTGAAAAATCAAATGGATAAACATTGCTTGGACCTATATGTTTTTTACCAATAATACctgtaaaatattcatagatgattcttgaattttacactttttaaattttgaaaattatacctgttcttatattatttttctttaatattttt
The window above is part of the Apis mellifera strain DH4 linkage group LG11, Amel_HAv3.1, whole genome shotgun sequence genome. Proteins encoded here:
- the LOC550884 gene encoding N-sulphoglucosamine sulphohydrolase, with translation MLKKIYLNKFNYFIYLILLELCNTNANIMPHKNAVLLLADDGGFEMRSYLNKICQTPNLDNLAKESLLFNNAYSSVSSCSPSRSSLLTGLPSHQNGMYGLHHGIHHFNSFEKVQSLPKILKKNNIRTGIIGKKHIGPSNVYPFDFSQTEENNSILQVGRNITKIKLLVREFFSQNKTKPFFLYIGFHDPHRCGHTHPEYGNFCEKFGNGDIGMGTIPDWNPIYYQWEQVKVPYFVQNTEAARRDIAAQYTTISRLDQGVGLILKELEDAGFKDNTLVIYTSDNGIPFPNGRTNLYEPGLAEPMMIRSPIPNHRKNSITYSLTSLLDIVPTLLDWFNIPYMDPSPFDTNEISVPFLTGKSLLPLLIQEPIENNTAIFASQTHHEITMYYPMRAIRTKRYKLIHNINYKMPFPIDQDFYVSPTFQDLLNRTKNKQPLPWYKTLENYYERPEWELYDLKYDPEEKNNIASKSSAKNIFSDLQERLLKWQKITNDPWLCAPTGVLNDIKIKKPQCMPLQNLI